One Triticum dicoccoides isolate Atlit2015 ecotype Zavitan chromosome 5B, WEW_v2.0, whole genome shotgun sequence genomic window carries:
- the LOC119312588 gene encoding calmodulin-binding receptor-like cytoplasmic kinase 2 isoform X2, with protein sequence MESSAARRQPSTSSSSMSSQQVSGFSNYSRAASDGYPYPSGSPDTYRHRRQASSYSAPFSSQLSRSSTRSSSSSFKAAARGVAGVFGTCFVPRVRKAQSEQEPEVSQVSRGSRSGGYSQGSRSAGFHVSTDSGTGKGKEGAGLTVADIFRATSNFSKKNMVREGASCSVFKGKLRDGSQVAVKRARKLNGQYLSAELSRELETLQKIEHQNLVRFLGFFEQRDETLVVVEYVDNGSLREHLDESRGTGLELAQRLNIAIDVAHAVTYLHEYAERAVIHRDIRSSNVLLTGALAAKVAGFGLARVAGDGEATHVTTQVVGTAGYVDPEYLGTLQLTDKSDVYSFGVLLVELVTGRPPIERRRGLEPRATTKWALQKFRGGDAVVAMDPRVRRSPASVAAVEGMLRLAEQCVMPARQDRPSMRRCNEALWTVRRDFHRRQEPRQDGTAGAAAAAAAGDRGSEWVSR encoded by the exons ATGGagtcgtcggcggcgaggaggcagcCCAGCACGAGCAGCAGCAGCATGAGCAGCCAGCAGGTCTCGGGCTTCAGCAATTACAGCAGGGCGGCCTCCGACGGGTATCCATACCCTTCTGGCTCCCCGGACACATACCGGCACCGGCGGCAGGCGTCGTCGTACAGCGCCCCGTTTTCTTCCCAGCTGAGCCGGAGCTCAacccgcagcagcagcagctcgttcaaggcggcggcgcggggcgtcgCCGGCGTGTTCGGCACCTGCTTCGTGCCCCGGGTCAGGAAGGCCCAGTCAGAGCAAGAACCGGAGGTCTCTCAGGTCTCTCGTGGGAGCAGGAGTGGAGGGTACTCTCAGGGGAGCAGGAGTGCGGGCTTCCATGTCTCCACGGATTCAG GGACAGGCAAAGGCAAGGAGGGTGCAGGGCTCACCGTTGCAGACATATTCAGGGCGACATCGAACTTCAGCAAGAAGAACATGGTCAGGGAGGGAGCTTCTTGCAGCGTCTTTAAAGGGAAGCTCAGGGACGGCTCCCAGGTTGCCGTCAAACGTGCCAGAAAG TTAAACGGTCAGTATCTATCTGCTGAACTTAGCAGGGAGCTCGAGACGCTTCAGAAGATCGAGCACCAGAATTTGGTGAGGTTCCTCGGGTTCTTCGAGCAGAGAGATGAAACTCTGGTCGTCGTCGAGTATGTCGACAATGGCTCCCTAAGGGAACACTTGGATG AGTCGCGCGGAACCGGGCTAGAACTTGCGCAGCGGCTCAACATCGCGATCGACGTTGCTCACGCCGTCACCTACCTGCACGAATACGCAG aaCGGGCGGTGATCCACCGGGACATCCGGTCGTCGAACGTGCTGCTGACGGGCGCGCTGGCGGCGAAGGTGGCCGGGTTCGGGCTGGCTCGGGTggcgggcgacggcgaggcgacgcacGTGACGACGCAGGTGGTGGGCACGGCCGGGTACGTGGACCCGGAGTACCTGGGCACGCTCCAGCTCACGGACAAGAGCGACGTCTACTCCTTCGGCGTGCTCCTCGTGGAGCTCGTCACCGGCCGCCCGCCCATCGAGCGCCGCCGCGGCCTCGAGCCCCGCGCCACCACCAAGTGGGCGCTGCAGAAGTTCCGGGGAGGCGACGCGGTGGTGGCCATGGACCCGAGGGTGCGGCGGAGCCCGGCCTCGGTGGCCGCGGTGGAGGGGATGCTCCGGCTGGCCGAGCAGTGCGTCATGCCGGCGAGGCAGGACCGGCCGTCCATGCGCCGGTGCAACGAGGCGCTGTGGACCGTTCGAAGGGACTTCCACCGGAGGCAGGAGCCGCGGCAGGACGGGactgccggcgccgccgccgccgccgccgccggggacaGGGGCTCCGAGTGGGTTAGCCGATGA
- the LOC119312588 gene encoding calmodulin-binding receptor-like cytoplasmic kinase 2 isoform X1, which yields MESSAARRQPSTSSSSMSSQQVSGFSNYSRAASDGYPYPSGSPDTYRHRRQASSYSAPFSSQLSRSSTRSSSSSFKAAARGVAGVFGTCFVPRVRKAQSEQEPEVSQVSRGSRSGGYSQGSRSAGFHVSTDSAGTGKGKEGAGLTVADIFRATSNFSKKNMVREGASCSVFKGKLRDGSQVAVKRARKLNGQYLSAELSRELETLQKIEHQNLVRFLGFFEQRDETLVVVEYVDNGSLREHLDESRGTGLELAQRLNIAIDVAHAVTYLHEYAERAVIHRDIRSSNVLLTGALAAKVAGFGLARVAGDGEATHVTTQVVGTAGYVDPEYLGTLQLTDKSDVYSFGVLLVELVTGRPPIERRRGLEPRATTKWALQKFRGGDAVVAMDPRVRRSPASVAAVEGMLRLAEQCVMPARQDRPSMRRCNEALWTVRRDFHRRQEPRQDGTAGAAAAAAAGDRGSEWVSR from the exons ATGGagtcgtcggcggcgaggaggcagcCCAGCACGAGCAGCAGCAGCATGAGCAGCCAGCAGGTCTCGGGCTTCAGCAATTACAGCAGGGCGGCCTCCGACGGGTATCCATACCCTTCTGGCTCCCCGGACACATACCGGCACCGGCGGCAGGCGTCGTCGTACAGCGCCCCGTTTTCTTCCCAGCTGAGCCGGAGCTCAacccgcagcagcagcagctcgttcaaggcggcggcgcggggcgtcgCCGGCGTGTTCGGCACCTGCTTCGTGCCCCGGGTCAGGAAGGCCCAGTCAGAGCAAGAACCGGAGGTCTCTCAGGTCTCTCGTGGGAGCAGGAGTGGAGGGTACTCTCAGGGGAGCAGGAGTGCGGGCTTCCATGTCTCCACGGATTCAG CAGGGACAGGCAAAGGCAAGGAGGGTGCAGGGCTCACCGTTGCAGACATATTCAGGGCGACATCGAACTTCAGCAAGAAGAACATGGTCAGGGAGGGAGCTTCTTGCAGCGTCTTTAAAGGGAAGCTCAGGGACGGCTCCCAGGTTGCCGTCAAACGTGCCAGAAAG TTAAACGGTCAGTATCTATCTGCTGAACTTAGCAGGGAGCTCGAGACGCTTCAGAAGATCGAGCACCAGAATTTGGTGAGGTTCCTCGGGTTCTTCGAGCAGAGAGATGAAACTCTGGTCGTCGTCGAGTATGTCGACAATGGCTCCCTAAGGGAACACTTGGATG AGTCGCGCGGAACCGGGCTAGAACTTGCGCAGCGGCTCAACATCGCGATCGACGTTGCTCACGCCGTCACCTACCTGCACGAATACGCAG aaCGGGCGGTGATCCACCGGGACATCCGGTCGTCGAACGTGCTGCTGACGGGCGCGCTGGCGGCGAAGGTGGCCGGGTTCGGGCTGGCTCGGGTggcgggcgacggcgaggcgacgcacGTGACGACGCAGGTGGTGGGCACGGCCGGGTACGTGGACCCGGAGTACCTGGGCACGCTCCAGCTCACGGACAAGAGCGACGTCTACTCCTTCGGCGTGCTCCTCGTGGAGCTCGTCACCGGCCGCCCGCCCATCGAGCGCCGCCGCGGCCTCGAGCCCCGCGCCACCACCAAGTGGGCGCTGCAGAAGTTCCGGGGAGGCGACGCGGTGGTGGCCATGGACCCGAGGGTGCGGCGGAGCCCGGCCTCGGTGGCCGCGGTGGAGGGGATGCTCCGGCTGGCCGAGCAGTGCGTCATGCCGGCGAGGCAGGACCGGCCGTCCATGCGCCGGTGCAACGAGGCGCTGTGGACCGTTCGAAGGGACTTCCACCGGAGGCAGGAGCCGCGGCAGGACGGGactgccggcgccgccgccgccgccgccgccggggacaGGGGCTCCGAGTGGGTTAGCCGATGA